In one Echinicola marina genomic region, the following are encoded:
- a CDS encoding aminotransferase class IV, with product MKPFCFALDQIINSENASMHPMDIGLIRGYAVFDFFRTTNYSPLFLKDYLKRFTSSAKKTHLSLTLDTKQLESVILELIKKNDLKEGGIRMVLTGGVSENHFSPDKGSLYIFCEELLLPSPEKYNKGINLLTVDYIRPIPEIKTTNYALPVYLSADWKSKGVEDVLYHFNGIISESSRSNIFIVKDGLISTPKENILLGITRKRILEIEPTIVVRDISLQEVLEADEVFISSTTKRILPITQVDGKNIGKGIPGDITKSIFEKFLSLEKESAY from the coding sequence ATGAAACCATTTTGCTTTGCTCTAGATCAAATTATCAATAGTGAAAATGCAAGTATGCACCCCATGGACATTGGCTTGATCCGCGGCTATGCTGTATTTGATTTTTTCCGAACCACAAATTACTCCCCCCTATTTCTAAAAGATTACCTTAAAAGGTTTACCAGTTCAGCCAAAAAGACACATCTCAGCTTAACTTTAGACACCAAACAGTTGGAGTCCGTTATTTTGGAGCTCATCAAAAAGAATGACCTTAAGGAAGGCGGTATAAGAATGGTCTTGACGGGAGGAGTTTCTGAGAATCATTTTTCTCCAGACAAAGGGAGCTTGTATATCTTCTGTGAGGAATTGCTTTTACCCTCACCAGAAAAGTACAACAAAGGTATCAATCTTTTAACAGTAGATTATATTAGGCCTATTCCCGAAATCAAAACTACCAATTACGCCTTACCTGTTTACCTTAGCGCTGATTGGAAATCAAAAGGTGTGGAAGATGTACTTTACCATTTTAACGGCATTATATCAGAAAGCTCAAGAAGTAATATTTTCATTGTTAAAGACGGCCTCATCAGCACACCAAAGGAAAATATTTTATTGGGCATCACAAGAAAAAGAATCCTGGAAATTGAACCGACTATAGTAGTAAGGGACATTTCATTGCAGGAAGTACTTGAAGCAGATGAAGTATTTATCAGTAGTACCACCAAAAGGATTCTACCTATCACCCAAGTTGATGGCAAAAACATCGGAAAAGGTATCCCAGGTGATATAACAAAAAGTATTTTTGAGAAATTTTTATCACTGGAAAAAGAAAGCGCCTACTAA
- the meaB gene encoding methylmalonyl Co-A mutase-associated GTPase MeaB has translation MSMTNRKRLKLSEYEQGLLAKDTIILSRAITLLESKLEVDQSLGQDLIDRIMKYTGNSIRIGVTGAGGVGKSTFIEHFGQLLVERGKRLAVLTIDPSSQKSKGSILGDKTRMELLSKASNVFIRPSPNAQSLGGVGARTRESILLCEAAGFDVILVETVGAGQSEFIVNEMVDFLLLLVQPDAGDELQGIKRGIMEMADAIVLTKVDGDLVGKAEEARAALQSACQFFGAREDGWLPKVMECSSINQVGLDEVWQVVQEFEKKMNDSGHFNENRFHQREYWFYAYVQQILEARFYQNKDVQAKIKSILPSLKEGGFSPQSMARNLVNDFFKRNK, from the coding sequence ATGTCCATGACCAACCGAAAAAGATTGAAACTGTCGGAGTACGAACAAGGGTTGCTAGCAAAAGATACGATTATTCTAAGTAGGGCCATCACCCTACTGGAAAGTAAATTGGAGGTAGATCAGTCACTGGGACAGGACTTGATTGATAGGATTATGAAATACACAGGGAATTCCATTAGAATTGGAGTTACTGGTGCAGGAGGGGTGGGGAAAAGTACTTTTATAGAGCATTTTGGACAATTGTTGGTTGAGAGAGGGAAGCGACTGGCTGTGCTTACCATAGATCCAAGCAGCCAAAAATCAAAGGGAAGTATTTTAGGTGACAAGACGAGGATGGAGTTGCTTTCAAAGGCCTCAAATGTTTTTATTAGACCTTCCCCCAATGCGCAAAGCTTAGGCGGAGTGGGGGCTAGGACCAGGGAGAGTATTTTGCTTTGTGAGGCGGCAGGCTTTGATGTGATTTTGGTGGAAACCGTCGGGGCCGGCCAGTCTGAATTTATCGTTAATGAAATGGTGGACTTCCTTTTGCTTTTAGTACAACCAGATGCAGGTGATGAACTGCAAGGCATCAAACGGGGAATTATGGAAATGGCCGATGCTATCGTACTGACCAAGGTGGACGGAGACTTGGTGGGGAAGGCTGAAGAGGCCAGGGCGGCTTTGCAAAGTGCATGTCAGTTTTTTGGGGCTAGAGAGGATGGTTGGCTGCCCAAAGTGATGGAATGCTCTTCCATAAACCAAGTTGGTTTGGATGAAGTATGGCAGGTGGTACAGGAATTTGAAAAAAAGATGAATGATTCGGGGCATTTTAATGAAAATCGATTTCACCAAAGGGAATATTGGTTTTATGCCTATGTGCAACAAATATTGGAGGCTCGGTTCTATCAAAACAAGGATGTTCAAGCTAAAATAAAAAGTATCTTACCTTCTTTAAAGGAAGGTGGTTTTTCACCACAATCTATGGCAAGAAATTTGGTAAATGATTTTTTTAAGCGAAATAAATAG
- a CDS encoding c-type cytochrome: protein MKKGLKLFYIGLFISLFIGGCQGNKQAEKNHFSLNNIKDLKTRQYAIEGQVLYENHCANCHQSDGTGLGRLIPPLKNADYLKADIGRTVRLIKHGIKGEIIVNGADYNKEMPANPALTNLEIAEITTYIYTAFTGQEKIIEVNKVKAFLEE, encoded by the coding sequence ATGAAAAAGGGGCTTAAGCTGTTCTATATCGGACTTTTCATCTCCCTGTTTATTGGAGGCTGTCAGGGAAACAAACAAGCTGAAAAGAATCATTTCTCCCTCAATAATATCAAAGACCTAAAAACACGGCAATATGCGATTGAAGGACAGGTCTTATACGAAAACCACTGTGCCAACTGCCATCAATCTGACGGAACAGGTCTGGGCAGATTGATCCCTCCCCTGAAAAATGCGGACTACCTCAAAGCAGATATTGGCAGAACCGTAAGGCTGATCAAACATGGCATCAAAGGAGAAATAATTGTCAATGGAGCGGATTACAATAAAGAAATGCCTGCTAACCCTGCTTTGACCAATTTGGAAATTGCTGAAATCACTACCTATATCTATACTGCCTTTACAGGTCAAGAAAAAATCATTGAAGTGAATAAGGTCAAAGCATTTTTAGAGGAGTAA
- a CDS encoding SCO family protein, producing the protein MLRHNLTIFTLLASILLIWNCSPKTDNEGQLPFLGHKYTEEKTVDGKTITDTVYHTIAPFSFTDQEGNTITNQDVKGKVYVADFFFTSCPTICPVMKSQMLRVYEKFKDNPSFTILSHSIDPTYDTVEVLKDYAERLGIEDASAWHFLTGEQEKIFEIGQTSYLATAMEDKNEPGGFLHSGAFILIDQEGHIRGVYDGTVAEQVNKLMKDIPKILNAHEKGA; encoded by the coding sequence ATGCTTAGACACAACCTGACTATTTTCACCCTGTTAGCTTCTATCTTATTGATCTGGAATTGCTCACCAAAAACAGACAATGAAGGCCAACTACCTTTTTTGGGCCACAAATACACCGAAGAGAAAACTGTAGATGGCAAAACCATCACGGACACAGTTTACCATACAATCGCCCCATTTTCATTTACGGACCAAGAAGGAAATACCATCACCAATCAAGACGTTAAAGGAAAAGTATATGTGGCTGATTTTTTCTTTACCTCATGCCCAACTATCTGCCCGGTAATGAAATCCCAAATGCTACGGGTCTATGAAAAATTCAAAGACAACCCCAGCTTCACCATCCTAAGCCACTCTATAGACCCAACTTATGATACAGTGGAAGTACTAAAAGATTATGCAGAAAGGTTAGGTATAGAGGACGCCAGTGCTTGGCATTTTCTTACTGGAGAGCAAGAAAAAATTTTTGAAATAGGGCAAACAAGTTACCTTGCCACCGCCATGGAGGATAAAAATGAGCCTGGTGGTTTTCTACATAGCGGAGCATTTATCCTGATAGACCAAGAAGGGCATATCAGGGGGGTATATGATGGTACGGTTGCGGAACAGGTAAACAAATTAATGAAGGACATTCCAAAAATTTTGAATGCACATGAAAAAGGGGCTTAA
- a CDS encoding ABC transporter ATP-binding protein, which yields MILARGISFSYKGAQQIQIPEIELNEHDELLVLGKSGSGKTTLLNILGGLLKPQQGTVKIDQTDIYQLRGAKLDKFRGANIGIVFQKPHILAPLTVEENLALAQFFSRKEKSATIDKILHDLGIGHKKKAKVNALSEGEAQRVSIARALVNNPKVILADEPTASLDDANAEMVIKMLKEQAHKMGSVLIIVTHDQRVKEHVGKQIIMGGEL from the coding sequence ATGATTTTAGCTAGAGGTATTTCATTTAGTTATAAAGGAGCTCAGCAGATTCAAATACCGGAAATTGAGTTGAATGAGCACGATGAATTATTGGTGTTGGGGAAGTCTGGAAGCGGAAAGACTACTTTGTTGAATATTCTTGGCGGCCTTTTAAAGCCACAGCAGGGTACGGTAAAGATCGACCAAACTGATATTTATCAATTAAGAGGAGCCAAGTTGGACAAGTTTCGTGGGGCAAATATTGGCATCGTTTTTCAGAAACCCCATATACTTGCCCCCCTGACGGTAGAAGAAAATTTGGCGCTGGCACAGTTTTTTTCAAGAAAAGAAAAGTCCGCAACCATCGATAAAATTCTGCATGATCTTGGGATTGGCCATAAAAAAAAGGCAAAAGTAAATGCTTTAAGTGAAGGAGAGGCCCAAAGGGTTTCCATTGCCAGGGCATTGGTGAATAATCCTAAGGTGATTTTGGCCGATGAGCCTACTGCAAGTTTAGATGATGCCAATGCCGAGATGGTTATCAAAATGCTTAAGGAGCAGGCCCACAAAATGGGATCAGTGCTGATTATCGTCACCCATGACCAGAGAGTGAAAGAGCATGTAGGTAAGCAGATAATCATGGGAGGTGAGTTATGA
- a CDS encoding hybrid sensor histidine kinase/response regulator yields the protein MLALKILIVEDDNVSALLLKKALEKNHHEIIGIAATGEEALEVLGENDVSLVMMDINLGGELDGIKTTEIINEKYDIPVVYLTASSDEETLHKIAGTNPSAYVIKPFNIRELNMMIELAIFKDKKEKELQKLNNELEEKVRKRTADLNEANKELKKALEKEREIGELKSRIVQNVSHGFKTPLTSILSSAQLLQIYAEKDHPLKQKLVKHSKKIENSVRSLNSLLTSVLFFGKADANKIDYKPSRFFTAAFFNEVLDVVKANNDNEVTIRTSFSKVPKTVKSDTELLYQVFENLLSNAVKYSKEKGKVDFSVAVEDGIMLAEITDDGIGIPEQEQSQLFERFFRAKNVGITEGSGLGLSIVKKCVDVLKGEISVESEAGKGSKFVVKIPIG from the coding sequence ATGCTCGCACTTAAAATATTAATAGTAGAGGATGATAATGTTTCAGCACTTCTACTGAAAAAGGCGCTGGAAAAAAACCATCATGAGATTATTGGCATAGCAGCTACCGGAGAGGAGGCTTTGGAGGTCTTGGGAGAAAATGATGTGAGCTTGGTGATGATGGATATCAATCTTGGAGGCGAACTCGACGGTATTAAAACAACGGAAATCATTAATGAAAAATATGATATTCCGGTAGTTTATCTTACGGCAAGTTCTGATGAGGAAACTTTGCACAAGATTGCTGGGACCAATCCAAGTGCTTATGTCATCAAGCCTTTTAACATCCGGGAGCTCAACATGATGATTGAGTTGGCAATCTTTAAGGATAAGAAGGAAAAGGAACTTCAAAAACTTAATAATGAGCTAGAAGAGAAAGTAAGGAAACGTACAGCAGACTTAAATGAGGCAAATAAGGAACTCAAAAAAGCACTTGAAAAGGAGCGTGAAATAGGGGAGCTAAAGTCCAGGATTGTCCAAAATGTATCCCATGGTTTCAAAACGCCTTTGACTTCTATTTTAAGTTCTGCTCAGCTTTTACAGATCTATGCAGAAAAGGATCATCCTTTAAAACAGAAGTTGGTGAAGCATTCCAAGAAAATTGAGAATTCCGTAAGAAGCTTGAACAGCTTGCTTACTTCGGTGCTGTTTTTCGGTAAAGCGGATGCCAATAAAATCGACTATAAACCATCCCGTTTTTTTACAGCTGCTTTTTTCAATGAAGTATTGGATGTGGTGAAAGCTAATAATGATAATGAAGTCACTATTAGGACCTCATTTAGTAAAGTGCCGAAGACGGTGAAATCAGACACAGAGTTGTTGTATCAGGTTTTTGAGAACCTGCTTTCTAATGCGGTGAAATATTCCAAGGAGAAAGGCAAAGTGGATTTTTCTGTTGCAGTAGAGGATGGGATAATGTTGGCAGAGATTACAGATGATGGTATTGGTATTCCAGAACAGGAACAGTCTCAATTATTTGAAAGGTTTTTTAGGGCCAAGAATGTGGGGATTACAGAAGGATCTGGTTTAGGGCTTTCTATAGTGAAGAAATGTGTGGATGTACTCAAGGGAGAAATTTCAGTGGAAAGTGAAGCTGGTAAGGGATCAAAATTTGTGGTGAAAATTCCTATTGGATAA
- a CDS encoding CopD family protein has protein sequence MGFEYIKALHIIFIVTWFAGLFYIVRLFIYQVETLERPSEEQRFLRPQLDIMARRLWLGITWPSAILTLIFGSWTLYYRWEYVEFGFMQAKLVFVFFLYVYHFICHRIYKDLQNGNANWTSTQLRIWNEVATIILFAVVFLIVMKSLINMLWGIIGLVLLSALLMLGIKLYKRSRERN, from the coding sequence ATGGGGTTTGAATATATCAAAGCACTGCATATTATCTTTATTGTCACATGGTTTGCAGGTCTATTCTACATCGTTAGATTGTTTATTTATCAAGTTGAAACCCTCGAGAGGCCTTCTGAAGAACAGCGGTTCCTTAGGCCACAATTGGATATAATGGCCAGAAGACTTTGGCTGGGCATCACATGGCCCTCCGCTATTCTCACCTTAATTTTTGGTTCTTGGACTTTATATTACCGCTGGGAATATGTAGAATTTGGCTTCATGCAGGCCAAATTGGTCTTTGTATTTTTCCTTTATGTCTATCATTTCATCTGCCATAGGATTTACAAAGATCTGCAAAATGGAAACGCTAATTGGACCTCCACACAATTAAGGATCTGGAATGAAGTAGCTACGATCATTCTCTTTGCTGTTGTATTCCTGATCGTCATGAAAAGCCTCATCAATATGCTTTGGGGAATCATAGGATTGGTACTGTTAAGTGCCCTACTTATGCTTGGCATCAAACTTTACAAAAGATCACGAGAAAGGAACTAA
- a CDS encoding ABC transporter permease produces the protein MNMIRLSWKYLIAKPMNTGLNILLLALGLAIITVLILIQDQFENQMSRDAKGVDLVIGAKGSPLQLILSSVYHIDFPTGNIDLKEAKGVSRNRLVKKAIPMGLGDNYKGFRIVGTNHDYLDLYEVDFVSGQAWEKPFDVVLGSAVAEKLKLKVGDTFMGSHGIGSSSHEHDHHDYVVTGVLAASGKVVDKLIMTSLESVWFTHDQEGEHHHDMMEEAVAKRGFPDTDEDREITTLLIQYRSPMAAVQLPRFINSRSSLQAASPAFEISRLFELLGVGIKLIKGLAFVIIFIAGLGIFIALYNSLKERRYDLAVMRTIGASRGQLFVHIILEGIILTGLGAVVGILMGHLFLSVLVMGQEQGALSNISAWIFLEAEAWILVYAIVVGIFASLIPAWGAYKTDIAKQLTK, from the coding sequence ATGAATATGATTCGATTAAGTTGGAAATATTTGATAGCAAAGCCCATGAATACTGGGCTGAATATTTTATTGTTGGCATTGGGATTGGCCATTATTACTGTTTTGATTCTTATTCAGGATCAATTCGAGAACCAGATGAGCAGGGATGCCAAAGGTGTGGACTTGGTGATTGGAGCAAAAGGAAGTCCATTGCAACTGATCCTTTCTAGTGTTTACCATATTGATTTTCCGACAGGAAATATTGATTTGAAGGAAGCCAAGGGAGTCTCCAGAAACAGGTTGGTCAAGAAGGCTATTCCTATGGGCTTGGGGGATAATTATAAGGGTTTTAGGATTGTAGGAACCAACCATGACTATTTGGATCTCTATGAGGTTGATTTTGTTTCAGGCCAAGCATGGGAAAAGCCTTTCGATGTAGTATTGGGAAGTGCTGTAGCGGAAAAATTAAAGCTTAAGGTAGGAGATACTTTTATGGGCTCTCATGGGATTGGGAGCAGTAGTCATGAGCATGATCACCATGATTATGTTGTGACTGGTGTATTGGCCGCTTCGGGAAAGGTTGTGGATAAACTCATTATGACTAGCTTGGAATCAGTTTGGTTTACCCATGACCAAGAAGGGGAACACCATCATGATATGATGGAAGAAGCAGTGGCCAAAAGAGGGTTTCCAGATACTGATGAAGATAGAGAGATTACTACCCTTTTGATCCAGTATAGAAGTCCTATGGCGGCAGTACAACTGCCCAGGTTTATTAATAGTCGTAGTTCATTGCAGGCAGCTTCTCCAGCTTTTGAGATTTCAAGGCTGTTTGAGCTATTGGGGGTGGGTATAAAGCTTATCAAGGGATTGGCATTTGTGATTATTTTTATAGCCGGTTTAGGCATATTTATAGCTCTTTATAATTCATTAAAGGAACGTAGATACGATTTGGCTGTTATGCGTACCATAGGGGCTTCCAGAGGGCAATTGTTCGTGCATATCATTTTGGAAGGAATTATCTTGACAGGTTTGGGTGCGGTGGTAGGAATACTCATGGGGCACCTTTTTCTGTCAGTTTTGGTTATGGGGCAGGAACAAGGCGCTTTAAGCAATATTTCAGCTTGGATATTCCTTGAGGCTGAGGCATGGATTTTGGTATATGCCATTGTCGTAGGGATTTTTGCTTCCCTAATTCCAGCTTGGGGAGCTTATAAGACAGATATAGCGAAACAATTGACCAAATAA